ATGTGCATGTTCTGGGCCTTTTGCTCCTAACCACTTTGATTAAGATCATTTTGTTTACGACTGAATTTATTGTATCTTGGCCTTTTGTTTTCAACCTCTTatccctgccccttcccctcaATTTTGGgtcatttttttgtcttttttgtagGCGACCTCCACCAGCTGTTCCAGGAAGATCATCCTaacacatttcttttttgttataTACactctgtcctttttttttttttattttgtccaAGATTATCTTTCATTTGCACTAGTCTACTTGTAAagcaaagattttattttcagatgtcAATGAAAAGTCTCTGcatataaagaaaattaaaattctcaccaaaaaaaaaaaaaacccagcatgtgctggttttgtattttaagGGTCTGCCCACTCTTTCTCAAATGGAGCTGTTCACACCCCATGGAAGAAACTGTCTGGGCTCTGTCAAGACTCCCACCCTACAAGGTGGTAGAAGAAAGGACATTCTGTTGGGATCCCACTACTGCTTCTGAATTCCTTGACCACCAGGACTGCTCTGTATAAATGGCTTTGGCTCAGCACTAGCAGGAAgaacacacagctgctgctatAGTATGTGCaaaacaccagcagcagcacctggctgAGTGGGAAGTCAAAGGAGAAGATTGCAGCAGGCTCTAGACTGATGAATCTGCACaattataaataaatcacagctgctgtaaccttttttttttaaaactaaacCTCTGAATTCTTTGTGAGCCAACCTCATTGGAGCATCGGAGCTCAAATAGCTGTAAGTAGCTAACTCTGGGATTCCAAATTTGTCTGTCCCCATGGGAAAGGTCAAATCTGGGATTTAAGATTTAGAGGATGTGCTTGTTTGGGGTGCCAGAGAAGTATGTGAAGAGCAAGTCTAAAAAAAAGGGGAAGCTGAAATTTTCTCCTATGAAAACCAGGAAGGGATATCTCACAAACCATGCAGGTAAATCAGACGTTGCTGCACAGGTAAAGACTGGAGGCACAATGCAGCATCAGATTCCAGCCTGTTTCAGTAGCACAGACAAGACATTTCTTCCTAGTAGGAAGTTCAGGGTGAGAGGAAGTTCAGGGTGAGAGGGAGCTTCAGGGGGTGGGGGCAGGTGTGCAGCTTCTTGTGTGGGGAGGGGGCctgacagccacagcctgggcttGATTTCAAGCCAGGCCTGACACCACTTTGCTGAATTCAGGCAGCTCCTCTTGTTGCAGCTGATTTAGGTCCATGCTGACCTCTGGtatgcccagggagctgctgaacCACCTGCATGTGCTAGTAAATGCCAAACACTGGGTTTGCTCAGATTATAAAGGGGTGCAaggccaggcagctgcagacttacacagctttttctttcttctcacttAGACTTTGTCTTTCAGTAGAGTACAAGACAAGAAACAGCAATGGCATTAGTAAAAAAGGGGAGAAACCTCCAAGTGCAACAGCTCTTAGAAGAAGGGAGATAAGCAATCATTCCTGCTAGACCTTTGAAACTAGGAATTGCTGCAGCTGGAAAGCACACAGTGTGccctggggaaagggagaaacagCCTCCTAGCAGTCCCATCAACACAGCTGTCCCAAGAGCTGGGGATGAGGAGGGGAATTCATCACAGTCAGGTACTGAGGAATAAAAACTCAGCAGACTTCAGGGATTGTGTATTTTCAGGATTACAGCAGAAGTAACAGCATTGGTATCCACCAAGCCCTTGAGGAGGCTCTGGCCATGCTTCACCCATCAGGTAAGAGGGAATGGGAACAGGCTGAATTTCACAAGCTGCTTTTTTCCAGGTTGTTcaaaaatctcttcctccttGGGAGAAGCTCTCACTGCTCTCTCTGGGATATGGCATGATACTGACAGATGAACCAACAGCAGACAAAAGGTGGCTGATACTTCAGTCGTGTGGCCTTACCTCTAGCACCCcaaccaggagctgctgctgccctcctggcttccagctggCTTCCATTCAGTAGGCTCAAAGGCACAAAATTCCTTCTTGGGGCATTTTATGGTGTTAAATGTTTCACAGAAGCCTTTACCTTGTTCTGAAATATttgagaaaaattatttttggaaATAGGACTCAGGACCTCACAGTTTTCGGGTAGCTGTTCCTAAAATCTCCTAGGCAGAAAGAGGAGTATTGGTGTGCTGGGAAGCCTTGGCATAGTCCTCAGCATCAGCTCCCAGGGTGACTTTCTGAAGAAGCTGTCAGCCttgtctgtgctgctttccccctgccatggtgtgTGTATTCTGTGGCTAAGGGTGTGCACCAGCCGGCGCCATTCTGTGTCCTAGGCTGCTTTTCAATCCTGGGTCAGGATAAAAATCCCATTTTGGTTTCCTGATCATTCACCTTGTTGCTGTTGCCTCTcacatcagaaagctggggaaagctTAGTGGTTACTGTGGGACTTGAAGAGATAGAAAGGTCTTACCTTCAAAGACTAAAGCTTCACTCTTTCCAGGCTTCTAGATCCAGGCTCCCTGCAGGGGGAGGGACAGGGTCCCCTGACAGCAGTGTGGGTGGCTGAtgcttgccttcctctgcagcagagactgTAGATGGAGCTTCCAGACTGCACGTGTCAGCAGCTCCCCCAGGAGCAAGGCTTATCCCCAGCCAGTTTACAATTACTTGCATTTGGCCAGcttcaaatcaaaacaaagtgtCCCACTGAAGCACTCGGATCTCAGTGGGCTTGGAAATGTTAAGAGAAAAAACCTGCACTTGTTGGCAATGTAAAGTAACATTGAACTCTTTAGAGGTGATTGGTGAGGATTTGTTTGCATCCAGACTGAGCAGGACCTGTTTCTTTGATCTCAGCCTGTGCTTCATCAAGGACTGCAGACCTTCAGGTAGTGAAAGCTTAGAAGGCAGCCAGCTTCACTGCTGAGCTGCATGTGGAGTTGTGGCAAAGGTGTTCTGCAGAGGATATTCTAATCTCAGGCCTGAAGACGTAGTGGTCATCTACTGAGCTTCCTAAATaacttcagcagcagtgcagagcatgcATCCTCAGCAGGTCAGAGAAGGCCAAATGAAACTGTCTGGCCCTTGTGACTCCTGgctgtccctgtctctctgttgcacttttccttccttcaaagTCCCTTTGTGTGTCCAGGCCACAGACTGGGCTTTACATTTTCATCTCCCAGAATAGGGAGAGCAGGATATCTGTGTGGGCAAGCTAAGGTGAGGGCCAAGCCTCCCCCCAGATCTCTGGCCAAGGACTGAGGCTAAGGAGGTGAAGTGAAGGAGCTGGATGGAGCAGAGACCTGTGGCTGTGGGCTGGGCTGAAACtacctgcagggggctggaggggacacatcctgcctgcagctgggcagactGTCCTGCTGAATCTACCGAAGCCCAGGGGGCAGCACAGGTGAGCTGCTGGGTTCCAGCTGTGGctgaggtggtgctgggaggctgTGCCTATCTCCACCTGGGATGTCTGCACTTTTGCTTACCCAGAGCTGATTCTGAGAGTTTGAATTTGGGAAGAGTATTTTTGGGGAGTATTTCCCCTGGGGGGAAAGGGTACAGCAgaaacagctttcttgtagcctccacCATGAGAGGcgccaggcaggcaggatgcGAGTCCCACTCAGGCCTTGCCCCACCGGTGGGCGCTGTGAATGGGCTGTGAACGGCAGCGTTACAATGGCATTAGCCCAGCCCGCGGTGGGACATCCTGGCTGCCGATCCACTTTCTGGGAAGCCTCTGCGAGAATAAACAGTCCCCTTGCCGACGAGCTGGGAAATGTCATCCTGACCGTGAGCATCTGGCTCCTCTGTGCTCCCTGCGAGGCTGCAGGACGGGCTCTGAACTTCCACAGGTTTTAATTAAACCCAAACCGAGATGTAGTCATCACCATGACGACAGCAGCAACATTTCACACTTGGCAAGAGTAGTAACAAAGCACTGGAGGTGTTGGGGACTCCGCTGGGGGTTGCTTATTTCCGAGAAAGACAGAGGAGGGCACTGCAAGCTCCTGCTCGCCAGGTGGGTGCTCAGGGGGATGGGGTGAATCCAGCAGGAAGcggagctgctgcagtgctgggctgccagaAAGGTTCCCTGAAAACCTGGGGGACTCCAGATGCATCCCTGTGGGGCATCTGCGTCTGTTCCTTCCCTGTCACGGTGCTggctctgtgtgctctgctcctcatagtgcccaggctgcagggctgggctgccgAGGGATGGTGCCAGAtggaagcagggacagggaaagcagaggaagtCCTCCTGGCACCGCAGCTGGCCTCCGGTGGGACTTGCTTGCCAAGGGCGCCCTCTGTTGCGGTGTGTGCTGTGTTCGACAGACGACACAGGACTGGACCTCGCTGGGCCCTGGCATCTCCCCAGCTGGTAGGTACAGCCCTGTGGGTCTCTGTTGTGCTGATCCCTCTGGCCAGCGCTTGGCCGTGCAGCAAGGCCAGACCCACCCCTGGGGGTGGGTtaaaggcaggaggaaggcaTCTTGCCCCCTCACCTTCCTCTCAGCTGCAGGATTTTGGGTAATGTGGTGTCTGCAGTGTTGTGAGGCTGTTCTGGCATTGGTGACCAGAGGGGTCCAGGTGAGCAGAGCTATGCACTGCACCCATCCCAGGTGCTCAGTCCTCCAGGTCTAGCAGTAGCCACCACCCTGCACCTCCAGTCTGCCCACACTGACCCCcacccagccctcttctcctccagaccTCCTGGGGAAGTGCTGTTACTCCCCATAGCAAGTATTGTGGTCCCTGGGGCTGAGGACCTCCATGGGCATGTTGTGAGGCACAGCTGACCCAGACATGCAGTTGTGTGCAGGGGATGCACAGCCCCTCTGCACCCACCCACAgtgcagctcagggctgcttcACAGGCCAACCACTCTAGGGGTTCaactccttccttccccagaaTCAAGCAGGTCAGATCTGGAAACATATGCTGAGGGTAATGCAAACATGGTCCCCATTGCTATGTGAGAGGCTTTATTGGGCTTGTGGCCTTGTCGCAGGGCTCTCCGCCTGCAAGGTCTTTGCACTGCTCACAGGAGAAGGTCCCTTCCTCACTTTGGGTCAGGCCTACATGAGGAATCTGGAGAGGTCCTCCTTGATTTCAGCTTCATCCCACGGTCCATGGATGTtgtccttcagcagctgaaggcGGATGAGGCAGTACGGGCAGAGGCAGGAAATGGCAAGCAGCAGCGAGGCAAAGAGCACTGCGCCCACGCTGGAGACTGTGGCCAGTGCCAGCAGCGCTGCCAACGCGAAGAGCAGAGTCACCCCCACGTAGCAGGGGGGGGTCTGGGCTTTCAGCTTCTTCTGCAGCATGGGCCAGAGGGCGAAGATCTGCATGGCAAAGGTGACCATGACGAAGGCATGGAGGGAGCGAGGCAGGCGGGAGGCCAGGCATACAGAGGCAAAGATGGCCATGTTGAGGGACAGTGTACTGGAGACGATGGCAGCGTTGGCACCATAGTCAAAGAAGATGAGGTGCCCGAGAAGCATAAGGGCTGACATGGCATAGATGGTGTCCGTGCTGATGGACTCCGTCAGCGTCTTCAGCACCGGCGAGAAGCCGTAGGTGAAGGCGGCGAACACCAGCGTGCTCTTGAGGTCTGCCCAGCGCGTCCGGCCGCTCTGCCGCCGCCCGGCCCCACCGTCCACGACGTCGAAGAGGACATAGCCGAGCAGGGAGGAGACCAGGGCCGCGCCGAAAAGCCCCTGCGGGCTCAGCATCCCGGCGTCCATGTACCACCAGGTGACGACGAAGACGCAGacgctgcagagctgctgcaccaCCGCTCCCGACTGGAAGACGACGGCCCGGTACCGGTACTGCCGGGCATGCACGTTCTTCCGCAGCTCCTCCAGGAACCGCTGATCCACGTAGTTATCGGGGAAGGGCTGCCGCTCGTACAGCACCTTCTGCCACCGCCGCCCGGTCACCGGCTCCATCTCCCCGGACCGGGCAGGGGGGTGTTGCCCCACCGCCCCAGCAGACACACCCGAGGCCCCGGCCCGGGCCCGGCCGCCGCAGCCTCCGCCGGCCCCCGGTGGCGGCGCAAGGGCCGCCGGGCGCTCGGGGCTGCCACCTGCTGGCGGAAGCCCGCACCGCCAGGGCCGCGCACCCCGGGACGGCGGAACGGCGGCACGGCGGCAGAGAGAGGCTTGCGCTGCGGGACGGGCTCGGcgtggggctggcagcagggcccGCAGGCAGGATGGGAATGGAGCTGCCcgggaagggaaggagctgggggaagcagggatgatgaggagcaggcagcgGCGCTGGGCACTGCCAACTCCGTACCAGGATCTGGGCATCTCGAGTGCCACAGCCCTAATCCTGCCCCAGCCTTCTGCTAGGTCTCCTTGCTCTGCCCGTCCCCCGAAAGGGCCGAGGGGCAGCTGCGGGAGGTGCTGCCGGCCCTAGGCTGCTGGTGGTGAAGCACTCTCCCGGGCGGCCCAGAGAGATGGcagatgccccatgcctgggaACGACCCacgccaggttggatggggctctgagcaagctgctctggctggagatgtccctgctctctgcagcggggttggactgggtgaccttaaaacgtcccttccaacccaaccagtctgtgatgctgtaaggagaactctccctgctgcagcttccacaCTTGCTGTATCCACACATGGTGGTAAAAGCCATCCTGAAGCAGGCATCAAGAAGGGCACAGCTAGTTGGCAGGATTTggtctgctcctctctgcttagacatccctctgtgtgtgcagcctggctgctcagcagctggccccagcctgcATCACAAgtcctgctcctcatcctggcCCAGCAAGGCACCTGCTCTTCTGGCCAaaccaggctccagcactcctGTGGGTATGACACTGTGAGCACAGGTCCCCATCCCCTGCGGCTCCCGGCTGCTCACAGCTtggtcctgccctgctccccaggcCTGCCAGCCCCCTCGAGAAGTGGTGCCTgtggaggaaagggagaagctgAGCAGGGGCCTAAGCGTGCAGCCCTGTAGGGACCCCATCTGTGCTGCCCATCCCCTCACCAAAGGGACTGAGCTAGCATGCAGCGAGGGGACTGGGAAACAAAAGGGGATGAGGGGAGGCTTTGCAGAGGCAAGAGGTGTTTACCCCAAGCGTGTGTTGGTTTATGCTCAGGGCAGAACCTTCCCGGCCCAGGAGAGGTGCTTGCTGTAGAGGAGCTGCTTACTTTGGCCTCACTCGAGAGGCCTCAGCCTGGGGTAGAGAAGCCTCAAACACTGCCCTGTCTGTGCTTCAGGAAGGGGCATTCGTGGCTGCTCTGTCACGGAGGGAGCAAGTAAAGAGCTGAGAGTTGTTTTCCCTTCTCatcagcaggagccagccagAACTTGCCCACAGGGACACCCCAAGCAGGACCCCCACCTCATCCAGGtatgtgcagagcagcaggtaaCCCCCAAGCTGCTTGTGTGCCTTTGAGGGGCACCTCAGGCTGAGACACCCCCCAGTGACATCTTGTGCCAGCTGCCTGTCATTGCACTTGCTCCACAGGACAGGAGGGGCTGCTCACCCTGTGCAGGTACCCCATGCTAAggggcaaagctggcagcttgcaagccaggctggagctggagtCAGTCTCAGCTGCCCTAGGCAAaagctccctgccctgcacaaAGCCACCTGTGTGCCTCCGTGCATggtgcctgcagggacagggagtgctgccagctcctgcgaTTGCTGGCATTGCCTTGGAGCCCAGGGCCTGGGAACTCGAGGGTTTGAACGAAATGTTGTTCTCCCAACATCACAGAGTAAAGCTGGGGTGTGTAAGAGAAAAAGCTCAGAGGGCAGTGTGCCCTTCCTGCTTCCCTGAGAAGTTCTATGGCGGAGAGGGtgccacctcccctgggcacaggcagggtgAGGCTGTGCTCTTGCTGCCACTGGCTTACATCAGATTTGGTGTGACTTGGCTCTTGGGCATCACCATGATGCTCTGGGCACTGGGACcagtgggctgggctggggcacaATGCTGCCTCGATGTGGCCAGGTCAGTCTGGAAACCCCAGTGGGGGGGAGAACTCCTCTGCTGGGAACCACTACAGTTCCCCTGGGAgacaaggagaggaaggagattgCTGCTTCTCATTGGCTCACAGCATTCCCACGTAGGACAGGGTGACGTCAGCCATAGTAGTGGCAAAGCCAAGCCCTCTGGgagatgccagcacagcagctgtagCCCCCCAGAGGGTGCCCAGACTTCAGGCAAAGTGCTGGCTCTGCACCCGTGGCAGTACCAACCAGGTGTCAAGCCCCACAGGGCCCTGTGCTCACCCAGTGCTTGGGAGACCCTCAGGGGCTCCAATgtgaggcagctgctgtgctgtcgCCGTGTCCCTGCGTGGGGCACAGTGTGTGCTCTGCCGTGGTGGGAAGGTACCACGCACAGTGCAAAGGGCAGCTCAGCCCTTCCCAGCTGGCACAGATTTTGCCTGCCAGGAGCCACTCCCCTGTCTGCACAGCAGACCTGCTGGGACTTACCACAGGCCTGCCACGTCACCCATAGGGGCACGTGCCCTGTGGAGCCCTCCTCAGCCCTCCTGAGGCCATGGGGccagcagagctctcctggCAACAGCAAGCAGGAGCTAAGGTCAAGGAGGCAAAAGCCCTTTGAGAGCATCTCGATTCCATGCAGCAGGACCTCCCTCACCTCACCATCAGCTGTTCCCCAAGCGCCCCTGGCCTTGGGggaagctgcaggctggggcgCGCTGAGCCCCTCTGTGGGGATACAGGAATGAGCAGCTGGacaccacagcaccacagacgCTGTGTGCTGGGGACTCGCTGGCttggctgtgctctgccctTTGCCAAGGGATGCCACTGCAGATTGGTTTAGTGTCTGCCAGGCTCCAAATGTTTGCATACACTGCTAGAGCTGTGTGGAAAGCAGATTGGAAAAGGTGACAGGCTGGGATGGAAATAACTGTGACTGACGTAGGCCTCCACTGGAGATATTTGAATATCTCTGAACCAAGGGCACTGTGCTCCCACCTGCGGTGCCAGCTACCTCCAGGtgtgtctgctgcttctcaggcTGGGACCATCACTCGTGCTGCAGAGGTAACTGAACAGCACACCCTGCTCAGGGCTTGGGCTTGCCTGAGGCTGCAAGGATCAGGGCAGaccctgcccctctccatgcCCCTCGACTGGGCTCTTGCCCTGCGTCTGGCTTGCATCAGCTGCAGGGgacagagctgcccc
This genomic interval from Indicator indicator isolate 239-I01 chromosome 10, UM_Iind_1.1, whole genome shotgun sequence contains the following:
- the PIGC gene encoding phosphatidylinositol N-acetylglucosaminyltransferase subunit C; its protein translation is MEPVTGRRWQKVLYERQPFPDNYVDQRFLEELRKNVHARQYRYRAVVFQSGAVVQQLCSVCVFVVTWWYMDAGMLSPQGLFGAALVSSLLGYVLFDVVDGGAGRRQSGRTRWADLKSTLVFAAFTYGFSPVLKTLTESISTDTIYAMSALMLLGHLIFFDYGANAAIVSSTLSLNMAIFASVCLASRLPRSLHAFVMVTFAMQIFALWPMLQKKLKAQTPPCYVGVTLLFALAALLALATVSSVGAVLFASLLLAISCLCPYCLIRLQLLKDNIHGPWDEAEIKEDLSRFLM